A single genomic interval of Microbacterium oleivorans harbors:
- a CDS encoding transglycosylase SLT domain-containing protein, with protein MTSGAELTPRGSRAVAGRAPAADPRWSRRRRVVSVFAAVAAVGMAGGALAPLGTSLAVAQEKPVEVVSLWADSRGDAQALTTVTEPEAPVSLDRTGFTVYVTPKPTPTPTPSETTSGTSSRATPVRYSGGGSSSDWLAAAGIPESDWGYVDYIVSRESGWNPNATNASSGACGLVQAYPCSKVPGSGYDPVDNLSWANGYAVGRYGSWAEAHAFWTSNHWW; from the coding sequence GTGACTTCCGGTGCCGAATTGACCCCCCGCGGCTCACGAGCCGTCGCGGGTCGTGCGCCGGCCGCCGATCCGCGCTGGTCGCGTCGTCGCCGCGTCGTCTCGGTGTTCGCCGCGGTCGCCGCGGTCGGCATGGCCGGGGGAGCGCTCGCGCCGCTGGGCACGAGCCTCGCGGTGGCGCAGGAGAAGCCGGTCGAGGTCGTGTCGCTGTGGGCGGATTCACGCGGCGACGCGCAGGCCCTCACGACGGTGACGGAGCCCGAGGCCCCGGTGTCGCTCGATCGCACCGGTTTCACCGTCTACGTGACACCCAAGCCCACCCCGACGCCGACTCCCAGCGAGACGACCAGCGGAACCTCGTCCCGCGCGACGCCGGTGCGGTACTCCGGTGGCGGCTCCTCGAGCGACTGGCTCGCGGCCGCAGGCATCCCCGAGAGCGACTGGGGATACGTCGACTACATCGTCTCGCGGGAGAGCGGCTGGAACCCCAACGCGACCAATGCGTCGTCCGGCGCCTGCGGCCTGGTGCAGGCCTACCCGTGCAGCAAGGTGCCCGGCAGCGGCTACGACCCCGTCGACAACCTCTCGTGGGCCAACGGCTACGCCGTGGGCCGGTACGGCAGCTGGGCCGAGGCGCATGCCTTCTGGACCAGCAACCACTGGTGGTGA
- a CDS encoding DivIVA domain-containing protein, whose amino-acid sequence MTSIETAVADAPFPEAPGRGKGYDRAAVDAFLKRAREAFESPEGGDLDSGEVRRAAFPLVRGGYAIGAVDAAVGRIEDAFAAREREVALSRAGARAWVGRSRNLAQEVLDRLSRPERERFERVGALAYGYRVDEVDMVADRIARYLESGEPLTVEQVRTVAFRMQRGGYREAQVDAVLDAVVSVMLAIG is encoded by the coding sequence ATGACCTCGATCGAGACGGCTGTGGCCGACGCCCCGTTCCCGGAGGCGCCCGGGCGCGGCAAGGGGTACGACCGCGCGGCTGTCGATGCGTTCCTGAAGCGGGCGCGCGAGGCCTTCGAGTCGCCCGAAGGCGGTGACCTCGACTCGGGCGAGGTTCGGCGTGCGGCCTTCCCGCTGGTCCGCGGCGGGTACGCGATCGGAGCGGTGGATGCCGCTGTCGGCCGCATCGAGGACGCGTTCGCGGCGCGCGAGCGCGAGGTCGCGCTCTCCCGCGCCGGTGCGCGGGCGTGGGTCGGCCGTTCGCGCAACCTGGCGCAGGAGGTGCTCGACCGGCTCTCACGCCCTGAACGTGAGCGCTTCGAGCGCGTGGGCGCGCTGGCGTACGGCTACCGCGTCGACGAGGTCGACATGGTGGCCGACCGCATCGCACGCTACCTCGAGTCCGGAGAGCCGCTGACGGTCGAGCAGGTGCGAACCGTCGCGTTCCGGATGCAGCGCGGTGGGTACCGCGAGGCGCAGGTCGACGCCGTGCTCGACGCCGTCGTGTCGGTGATGCTCGCGATCGGATGA